ATGTTTTATTTGTATCCAATATGCTGTCTGTTTATAGCTTGTGTCAAGGCTCAAAGACGGTTCGCGGCCACACGCCATCGCCATCATGGCGAGATGCATGACGAACAGCTTAATGGCAAAACATGCACCTTTATGTAACACCAGTATTATCATTTCGTCAATGGCTAAAGGTGTAACATGTAATGCGTTGTGCCGAGCgacatattttatttgtatttaacgTACTCTCTTGTTTTTAAACACAACACGTTAATCATAACAGCATCAGTTATTACTGCCTCCTTTTAAAGAGTTGTGAAATCTAACTCATTTTGGTGTTGAAATCACCTCCGAAAGACTATTTCTTTATTGCGGGTCAAGttttaatgaattaatgaaaATGTAATGTACTTTTAACACTGCTTTTTTAATTGTTAGAATAGTATCTTTAGTCTGTTTCACTGAACTGccactttatttttaatattgaattagCCTAATCACATCATTAAAACCTTTATTTTAACGGTTAGTCCCATCAGtcttttatcaaattatattttaacgGACGGACCCCATTGGGCTGAATTAAAAACACTCACACTAGCCAGGCTCCACAATCCGCGACCATCCTCACCGGACAGTTAACGAacgaaaacacacacacaccgatcaacaaacacaacatccAACTGAGACACGACGCCGGATCACCGCACCGACACCGGCTCATGACCGCACACGCACAGACCACGAACGCTTATGCCCATCTCTCATGTCCACACCCCAAGGATCTCAGCGCCCTCGGCACCCCCGCATCAGAAGCACAGACGCGACCGATTACAGGTCTCCAAGATCCGTCATCGTCGAACCTCACGACATACATTGTGGCCCAAACACAGTTTCtctcataaatattatttacgaGCGTTAACGACGACGCCGTAGGTTGGTCACGAATCATCCCGCTTATTAACGGGAAACCAAACTAAACACGGCTTAACAAAACTAACAGAAAAATTTTGCTtaaattatgcttttatttaataagaaaatcaagcttttgtaattaaaaattcataGACCCATCCCgcctttaaaatataaattttattattaaaactagTGAAACTCTAGccgatttaaaaattaatattagaaaaCCAATCGGAACCCATaaccattaaaaaatttaaaatttaatattaaaataaaatgcccAGCTTGGCAAATAactctaaaatgcctattctagtaattaattaaaaagcaatattaaaaagtttgaatgtttaaattttattaatgatattaataataataataatatattttgtaacaatggttttgaaaaataacaagCTAAACGTACTTTTAAAATCGGTTTGCACACGTACTGTCATTTTCAGTACTGTGCGTAATCTTGTACCAAGTCTGCATTGGACAACCTACGTTATTTTGCTGAATACATCGTTTGTGCCgttattgagaaaagaaagcatGAATTTGAGAATATATAACAGCATATACATATTTAACAGAGGCCAAAATTGTTAACGTTGCGGATAAGAAGTCATCTTTATACATCCAGCCAAGCACACGAAAGAGCACCGTCTTCGGATCGTGCTCGGCCTGTCTTCATATTCACAAATGAcacaaaattgttatttttattctgTTCCGTTTGTTGTCTTCCTTCTTCGGGAACTGCAACGGTTACAGTGAGACATGCTGTGTGAGTACTTCGTATTTTTTGTCGCTCATCAACTGCCTGATTGTCTCGTGGCCAGTGTACCTTGGATCTTGGCCTCAGACAGATGCCACAGCATCATTACATTTGTATCCTGCACATACAGCCTGGAGGCCGGACATCAAGGATAACGAGTGAGTTCGTCGCCGCGAGTTCAAACATCCCGTGACCGCTCTCTGACCGGTGTTGCCCCCGGAAAGAACTCCGCGGTTTATCTTCACCATGGAAACAAGTGAGGCTCGGCTGACGCCATGACGCCGAGCAGTTTTGATGGGTCCGTTCAATGAGCATAGAACAGCCTTTCATACGAAAGACCGCGAGGCAGTGCCGCGCGCGGCGGGCGGCGGCACGTCAGAAGACCGGGTTAGTGGTGGCAGCACAAATCCCCTGAAAGAGCCACCGCCTGCCTGACTGCTCAATATAGTTTAGATTGCCTTGAGTTTTTCAATTTGAGTTAAGCACGATCTCAAGCTCGTTCATTTTGACCTGACAAACCGAGAGTTTCCACATTGGCACCGAGGGCCCACCCTTTTGTGCAGAATTAAACAACGAGTTACGCGACGCAACCATCGGCCAGTGTCCATGTTCAGAAGAAGAATCATATCGTATAGTATGTTTCATCCTTGAGCACGATATCATCCACCGGGTGCGCAGCCCGCCACCAGCCCAACTGAACATCCGGGTTCGACGTTGTCCGGCGTCCTGAGAAACATTGAAGGAGACCAGGGTTTGAACATACAAACGCAACGACGGCAGACGGAACCAGGTTAGTTAACCTGCTCGGGTCGATCCAAACCATTCCAGACGCCTCCGAGGCCCACCCATTTGTCCAGATCCGCAGAGCCTGCCCAGCCTCACAGCCACCGTGCCCGCGCCACCGATGAAGACGCTTGTGCTGTGCCGCTGCCTGGTCGATTGCCTTCGATATcaatttgtttgaaatataatttttatttcccGCAAGTTGTTCTTCTCTCCCACAGACAATCTGACTATAATATTAAATaccattttattcatttttgcgAGTTGAAGTTGCGATCGTGAAAGATGCAGGTTGCCTGGAAGTTTTTAACCGTACGACGCATTAACTGAACATGTTGTTTTGTATTGTCTCAGGTAATACGCAGTTAATATTTCATCACATGGCTGGTAAACGTGACGTCTGCTGAGCCTGTCACTGCATCTGAATCTGACCGGCTGGCTGTGCCCATGGACCCGGGAACAGCTCATCCCTTATCGACAAACAAGGATTAAAACCTGAGCCTCACAGTGAGCAAAAGAGCTCAACTGAGCTGAACTTCTCCTGCGTGCAGCATCAGTATCCCAGGAGATCCCATCTATTCTCGAAAATCTCTTGAATGGTGCAGATCATCGTGTTGCTTTCGTTCGACGATTCATTGGCTTTCATTCTCACCCGATTATGACGATATTCGTTGGTCAGTTGCCTGTCGTAACGCCAGGCTTTCTTTTGAATACCGAGTCATGACTCCGTGTTTCCAGATTCACTTAAGATGGATAATCAGTCGGCTTCACTCCAGGTGAGGTTGAGACTGTCATCTCAGTCCGGCCTGATGATGAATTGCGGAATGCTGAGGCTCCCACCTCCCGACCGATATTGTCCTGTTGCGTTGAGCGAGGGTAACCCCTTCTAGTTGCCGTTTTCATTCCCTCAATCTGCTCATATCTTAGCCAGCTTCGTACCATTATACAGCATCAGAAATTAATCCAAGTTTTTATAACACACACcgttaatttgatttttatttcatggggttaccttagatttcaaaaatCCTAGTCCATTGAtgtaattaatttcattatttgattGTTTATGCTGTAAATTTATTTGCTCCTAGAATATGTGAGCATCATTTATTTTCACTTAGGTAacatagtaaaaaataaatggtcTCCATAATAAATATTCTAGGAACGAAATGGGATTTTACAGCAGAAACTAGTCCAAATGAGTAAATTTACAATTGCATCAATAGTTTAGGATTTTTTGAAAtcctaaaattattttatgagtAAAATCAAATAACACATTGAGTGAGATGTACTGTGGTACTAAAAACTTGGAATAATTTCTAAATGCAGatccatataataattttaagctTCTTCTAAGATACCAAACTTAGATTAAGGagagaagataagaaaacactTAACTAGAAGGGGTTACCTCATCAACACCCAACTTGGGACAAAAAAAGCGAGAGAAGATGTCATATCCAGATCCAGGAGGTGCAGGGCCTGTTACAATAACCCCTGTTCCAGCACAATTTCGTATCTCATCAAATGTTGGTTTTAAGTTAACAACATCAAGTCCTGAAGCAACCTCCACCTGGAGTGGAAACCATTTAGTTATCCATCTTAAGAAGTGAATCTCAAACTTGCAGGTCATGataattattccaaaaaaagaaaagagaaatacaacatttttgacaaaatattaGCTATTGGCAGATATCGTCCTAATCATAATCAAAGATTAAGGGATGGGCAAGGAAGTACAATGAGGTCATCAGACAAGCTTCTCTTCGTAACATTGATCACAGATGCACCATTCAAAGTTTCAGGAATAGATGGGATCTCACCGGGATTGCATTTGATAACCTTGCACACAGGAAAGTTCAACTCaattgaaaaactttctttttctccacTGTATTTGAAATAGTTTTTGTCCTTAACATTAAATAAAGTTGACTGTTTGATTCCATAGACTTTTGTAGCAGTCAAGATTCCAGATTTTGTGGCAAACTCAATGACATCACATTTTACCAAGCCAtatgataaaagaaaatgtGCTGCAGCCAAAGTTGCATTACCACAAAGATTAAGCTGCACAACATAATTTAGTTAATGCATTAATGCAGTTAAAAGACTCAAACATGCCATCTTTCCACAATCACTGTAACTCTAACTTCcttataaaaaatgaataaatgagtATTTAGTATTATAGTCAGATTGTCTGTAGGAGAGGCAACTTtataaggaaataaaaaattatatttcaaataaatttgtcTTATTATGAAACAATCAATACCAAACATAGCTTTAGCCACAAAAGCATGCTTCATCAATTAGCACCAAAACTTCACGAAAATAACTCtgtaaaacaaacacaaacGTATACGGATCTAGGTTGGTTTCTTAAATAAGAATTAAACCTCAAACATCTAGAATGAACTTTTTTGGATCAACCAACAAAATTCTTCTCCTCTCGTTTCCATCTACCATCATTTACATTTCACATATTTAAACCCTCTTTCAACTGGTCTCCTTTCTGTCTTTCTCAGACCGCTGAGATTAGCATCAGGCAGAATGGTAGTTGGGCTGGTTAAGCTGAGCTCAAAACAGCTTGATGGATGATATATTATAAGATGAAACATACTATACATTATataattcttcttctattaCAGATCATGGTTTGTAATGATGGTTAGAAGTTATCCTTTCCCTTGTGCTCAATTGACTTTGAATTTCCCCAGtgccttttttaaaaaaaagaaattaattttcaattgcCTTAATGTAAAACTCTCAAGTTTGGCTCAAATCAAAATGAGCAGATCTTGAGCTTAGGATCATGCTTAACTCAAATTCAAGCAAAGCTCAAGGTAATCTAAACTATATTGAGCCAATCAAGAGCAAGCATTGCTTCTTTTAAGTTTGGCTCTTTGCCACCACTAACATTTTGGTCTTCCTATACAACATGCCACCACCCGCCTCCCCCTTGCCCACACAACACACACCACCCCTCATGATCTTTTCATATGAAAAATGTTCCTATGCTCATTAAACTTGGACCCATCAAAAGCTTGCTCAGTGTCATAAAAACatcataaagcaaatcaatcaACCAAACCTCAGCGACCGGAGTGAACCACCGAAGATTAAACCGCGGGTTGTCACCAGAGACAGCACGAGTCAAGAAAGCAGTCACAGAGATGTTGAACTCCTTGGCAACAGACTGCATCCACTCATTATCCACTTGATGTCCATCCTCCAAGAAACATATGGCTGCAGGATTACCTTTAAATGCTGTGTCTGTGAAAGCATCTATCTGAAACCAAAGATCCAAAATTGCACACTAGAGTTCACAGAGACAAATGATCAAACAATTGATAGGCAACAAAAAAGAAGCAAACTCCCAAGTACTCACTACAACATATCTCACTGCTCTTGTAGCCATTTGCAGTTCCCGAAGAAGGAAGACACCCAACAAACAGAGCAGaatgataaaaataacaatttttatgTCATTTAGCAAATGTATATAAAGACGAGCCAATTTTGATCCGAGGCCCAAATTTTGAAGTTATGTTTCATTGTGCTTGGctagttaattataaaaaagatgaCTTCTTATCCGCAACATTGTGTAGTTTTTTGGcctctatatttataatatatatatatatatttatatattctcaaattcatgctttcttttttctcaaatAGCAGCTGGGTGATTGTATTCAACAAAATGGCATGGGATAATTACATCAATGCAAAGACAGCACAGAAGCATTTTAGAAAGGACAAAAGCTTGAGGTTTTTTAAGTTacccctttttttaattactaaaatgacaatttttttattattttaaaccgatttttttaaaaaatatttttttttgaaaacttatttattttttttaaaaccatttatttttaaaaaaatattattattattattattattatcattattattattaaaatttgaagcatttttaggcttttttttaaatattgcttttttttttaattaattactagaatAGGCATTTTTAGAGTTATTTACCAAActaggcatttttatttttttaatattaaattttaaatttttttaatagttgtcGGTTCCagtggttttttaatattaattttttttttaaatcggcaggttccactagttttttaatattaaaatttatatttttaaaactgggatgggtcctactagttttttttaattaaaaacaattttacattaaatcccttatcatttcataaaattttttacaactagTTTTATTCCCACTTCATGTTTTAATTTAGTTCCCCATTAATAAACTGGGATGGGTTCCACTGTTCTTGCAGCGTGTGCATACATTCATCTACATTAGCAGGCATACGTAGATAATGTTTATAAGGCTTGCgacaatttttaatgtatatcataaagagtttcaaccaatgtcaaacgAGAGATACTGGAACCCCTATAATGGTCCACGTCTCTGTGCTAATCTTACAATGCGAAGACCACTTTCAGGACGCCCAAAATTCACCAGAATTCGTAATGAGATGGACATAAGGGAGGGTGGTCAGCCAAAGCGTTGTGGTCTATGTCGTAATGCAGGTCATAGTCGTCGAAATTGTCCGAATCTCAGATTTGGTCCAAGCCATATGtcgtaatataatttaaatattgtatttgttgaataattgtataatatatgtaattattttcgTTCATTAATAATATCGAGTGAGTTTATTTTAGTGAAAGTAGAAGTGGAATAAAAGCtagttgtaaaaaaatttttatgaaacgATAAGAGTTTGAtgtaaaaattgtttttaattacaaaaaaaactagTAGGGATCCATCccggttttaaaaaaatataaaattttattattaaaaaaactagtgggaccctgccgcttttaaaaataaaaatttttaatattaaaaaaccagtggaacccacaactattaaaaaaatttaaaatttaatattaaaaaaataaaaatgcttagtttggtaaataattctaaaaatgccTATTCtagtaatttattaaaaaaaagcaatatttaaaaaaaaagccgcATTTGTACacatttttaaaatctatttatattttaattcatttaaaacttattttttaataaaaataaaaatcttttcagaggtggtttctttaaaaaataaattcgtTTTCCAtaactcttttaaaaaaaaggagagccagaaattaataataacattttattttatttatgattaacgtatttattgtttaaaaaataaaaattacattcaagtacaaataaaaaatatatctatcaCTTTGCTTACATTACATATTTTTACCTTGTATTAGCTAAGTGATTCAATAATACCTAGGTTGTTTACATAAAGAACATATGTTTTGCCCATTAGGATCAAGGTTTCCATTTACGTCCATGCATCTCATATGATCTTTGATAGTCTAGTAGCGTGTAGCCCCACATATTGAACCATCTTTGGTTATGACACAAGCTATTAAAACTGTGAACTTAATATTGGATACAAATAGGAAGCATATATCTACCTGTAAGAGTCTTTAATATACCAAGAAGCTCATTAACACATCAGGTTAATGTTTGTATTTTAAACACTACACATCCTCAAGACATGTACACGTTAGATCAACAAGCAACTATAAATCCACACATGCATATGGAAGAAACTCCATCTACAATTACTTCATATTCAATTGTATCCTCACTAACATGATGTACACTTAAATATCTGCCTTTCCCAAAGCAATGTTTACTTTTCTAATGTGTAAAATAGGATTATAACTGTAGCAATACTATAGATAGTCGAGAATCTATGTCCTCAcctatcaattaattaattaacttctattgatccattaattaattaaaaaaaagagaaaaatgaagctTAAACCGGTCTTTAATAT
The nucleotide sequence above comes from Dioscorea cayenensis subsp. rotundata cultivar TDr96_F1 unplaced genomic scaffold, TDr96_F1_v2_PseudoChromosome.rev07_lg8_w22 25.fasta BLBR01002078.1, whole genome shotgun sequence. Encoded proteins:
- the LOC120257388 gene encoding uncharacterized isomerase BH0283-like, giving the protein MATRAVRYVVIDAFTDTAFKGNPAAICFLEDGHQVDNEWMQSVAKEFNISVTAFLTRAVSGDNPRFNLRWFTPVAELNLCGNATLAAAHFLLSYGLVKCDVIEFATKSGILTATKVYGIKQSTLFNVKDKNYFKYSGEKESFSIELNFPVCKVIKCNPGEIPSIPETLNGASVINVTKRSLSDDLIVEVASGLDVVNLKPTFDEIRNCAGTGVIVTGPAPPGSGYDIFSRFFCPKLGVDEVTPSS